The segment CTGCCGCGCATAACAGCATTTTTTACGTTTTTTATAGAAAATCAGCGTTTTTTAGAAAAATTGCCCCTAGCAGGACCACACAATTTTTATCGTGGTGGAAATTTATCGGTATATGATTCAGAAGTAAAACAATCTCTTGAACAACTAAAGAGAATAATTGATAGCGATAAAATAGTTGATCTTTGGGGCGCTGCTATACAAACTTACTGGAATAAAAAGCCAGTATGGCTTCATGGTGATTTGAGTGCTGGTAACATTATTTTAAGAAATAACACCTTAGTAGCCATAATTGA is part of the Candidatus Dependentiae bacterium genome and harbors:
- a CDS encoding phosphotransferase, with the protein product MDICILPRITAFFTFFIENQRFLEKLPLAGPHNFYRGGNLSVYDSEVKQSLEQLKRIIDSDKIVDLWGAAIQTYWNKKPVWLHGDLSAGNIILRNNTLVAIIDFGCMAIGDPACDLVIAWNFLDKKSRELFKAHLNLDSDTWLRAKGWALWKALITLASLKDKSSPEAIRQKLVIEIILHEQ